A portion of the Gadus macrocephalus chromosome 10, ASM3116895v1 genome contains these proteins:
- the neurog1 gene encoding neurogenin-1: MDSVYSDIDSNSCDFSYGAQSDDENSGSCSMRSESPASSCTGKPGSPSDSDLGGLLHLGGQGDVEQQQQKKKRRRGRARGDGTVIVVRKNRRVKANDRERNRMHNLNDALDTLRGVLPAFPDETKLTKIETLRFAHNYIWALSETIRIADLQASNKAAGRAPPVNGDMSLLMLPNLSCITDEKNPASEACSWSSAVSASALASASSPSSSSASSSPASSTSSPASSSSSPAYCTSNPSSPLGAQDYGFMQSDSIYGYHSHFVPVVY; the protein is encoded by the coding sequence ATGGACAGCGTGTACTCCGACATCGACAGCAACAGCTGCGACTTCTCGTACGGCGCGCAGAGCGACGATGAGAACTCGGGCTCGTGCAGCATGCGCTCCGAGTCCCCCGCGTCCTCCTGCACCGGGAAGCCCGGCTCCCCGTCCGACAGCGACCTCGGCGGTCTCCTCCACCTCGGAGGCCAAGGAGACgtcgagcagcagcagcagaagaagaagaggcgccGGGGTCGCGCACGCGGCGATGGCACAGTGATTGTGGTGAGGAAGAACCGGCGTGTAAAGGCGAACGACCGCGAACGCAATCGCATGCACAACCTGAACGACGCGCTGGACACGCTGCGCGGAGTGCTGCCCGCCTTCCCGGACGAGACCAAGCTGACCAAGATCGAGACGCTCCGCTTCGCGCACAACTACATATGGGCACTGTCCGAGACAATCCGCATCGCCGACCTCCAAGCGAGCAACAAGGCGGCCGGCAGGGCTCCGCCTGTCAACGGGGACATGTCACTTCTGATGCTGCCCAACCTCAGCTGCATCACCGACGAGAAGAATCCAGCGAGCGAAGCCTGCTCCTGGAGCTCCGCCGTCTCCGCCTCCGCCttggcctccgcctcctccccctcctcctcctccgcctcctcctccccagcctcttctacctcctccccggcttcctcctcctcatccccggCTTATTGCACTTCCAACCCGAGCAGCCCCCTCGGCGCGCAGGACTACGGCTTCATGCAGAGCGACTCCATCTACGGCTACCACAGCCACTTCGTGCCCGTCGTCTACTAG